The following coding sequences lie in one Pseudomonas sp. B33.4 genomic window:
- a CDS encoding alpha/beta hydrolase family protein, with translation MPSVYRLAMPALCLSLILPCAFSVEAADPAPAAAAEKAVEEKPAERQPLLERSQEEAAALQRKVPAQEQQQLQAGGDTFLALWKPANTAEPKGAVIIIPGAGETADWPQAIGPLRRKLPDAKWSSLSITLPDLQSDAIAPRVVEAPAVPKAPESGSKDSTTAQPIEQAAGGEAEVADQVVAETTEEQSKADAERIFARIDAAIAYAEQQSARSIVVLGHGTGAYWAARYLSEKQTAQVEKFVMIDAQMPTKAKPPLAELTPTLKLPTADIFYMDKPLDRNAALERMQASKRLKTSAFSQVALKALPDNKAEQEQLFRRVRGWLNPQNPD, from the coding sequence ATGCCCTCTGTCTACCGCCTGGCAATGCCAGCATTGTGCCTGTCGCTGATCCTGCCTTGTGCGTTTTCCGTCGAAGCCGCCGACCCGGCACCTGCCGCCGCTGCGGAAAAAGCTGTCGAAGAAAAACCCGCCGAACGCCAGCCACTGCTTGAGCGTAGTCAGGAAGAGGCGGCCGCACTGCAACGTAAGGTCCCGGCGCAAGAACAGCAACAGCTGCAGGCTGGCGGCGATACCTTCCTCGCGCTGTGGAAACCGGCCAACACCGCCGAACCCAAAGGTGCGGTGATTATTATCCCCGGCGCTGGCGAAACCGCTGACTGGCCGCAAGCCATCGGCCCGTTGCGGCGCAAATTGCCGGATGCAAAGTGGAGCAGTCTGAGCATCACCCTTCCGGACCTGCAAAGCGATGCCATTGCACCTCGCGTGGTTGAAGCGCCGGCCGTGCCGAAAGCCCCCGAGTCCGGCAGCAAGGACTCCACCACCGCGCAGCCGATCGAGCAAGCCGCTGGCGGTGAAGCCGAAGTGGCGGATCAAGTGGTCGCCGAAACCACTGAAGAGCAATCCAAGGCTGACGCCGAACGCATCTTCGCACGCATCGATGCAGCGATTGCCTATGCCGAACAACAGAGTGCGCGCAGCATTGTCGTCCTCGGTCACGGCACCGGCGCCTACTGGGCCGCGCGCTACTTGAGCGAAAAACAAACGGCACAGGTGGAGAAATTCGTCATGATCGATGCGCAGATGCCGACCAAGGCCAAGCCGCCCCTGGCCGAACTGACGCCAACGCTGAAGCTGCCGACGGCGGATATTTTCTACATGGACAAGCCGCTGGATCGCAATGCGGCGCTGGAGCGCATGCAGGCGAGCAAACGTTTGAAGACTTCGGCGTTCAGCCAGGTTGCGCTCAAGGCTTTGCCGGACAACAAGGCTGAACAAGAGCAATTGTTCCGCCGGGTGCGGGGCTGGCTGAATCCACAGAACCCGGACTGA
- a CDS encoding TerB family tellurite resistance protein, whose translation MLWPGTLIGAGAGFAIASIPGAMLGALLGQALDRRLHLQSWGHLREKLGGRSMLRNDELLFVLLGRLAKSDGRVTDGHIQQARNEMRALEMGEPATRRAIAAFNRGKSGSDSLRGYLKRLSAQPHAAEGVLRACWRMVWADGRAGVSERELLAQWGKWLGWTTHQVQALASDYEPGKRPIVSAAVSYQEAMRLLGVSASSEPAQIKRAYRRLLSRHHPDKIAGTGATPVQVREATERTRELHNAYTLIRERRDFR comes from the coding sequence ATGTTGTGGCCAGGGACTCTGATTGGAGCCGGAGCGGGTTTTGCGATCGCCAGCATTCCGGGGGCCATGCTTGGGGCGTTGTTGGGGCAGGCGCTGGATCGGCGTCTGCACTTGCAGAGCTGGGGGCATTTGCGGGAAAAACTCGGCGGTCGGTCGATGCTGCGCAACGATGAGTTGCTGTTTGTGCTGCTCGGGCGTCTGGCCAAGAGCGACGGTCGGGTCACCGACGGGCACATCCAGCAGGCGCGTAACGAGATGCGTGCGCTGGAAATGGGTGAGCCGGCAACTCGTCGGGCGATTGCCGCGTTCAACCGCGGCAAGTCCGGCAGTGACAGTCTGCGGGGTTATCTGAAGCGTCTGAGTGCGCAACCGCATGCTGCCGAAGGCGTATTGCGCGCCTGCTGGCGGATGGTCTGGGCCGATGGTCGCGCGGGCGTCAGCGAGCGTGAGTTGTTGGCGCAGTGGGGTAAGTGGCTGGGCTGGACGACGCATCAGGTGCAGGCATTGGCCAGCGATTACGAACCGGGCAAGCGGCCGATTGTCAGTGCAGCGGTGAGTTATCAGGAGGCGATGCGTTTATTGGGCGTGTCGGCGTCCAGTGAACCGGCGCAGATCAAGCGCGCCTATCGGCGCCTGCTCAGTCGTCATCACCCGGACAAGATTGCCGGCACGGGGGCGACGCCAGTGCAGGTGCGTGAAGCGACCGAGCGCACGCGCGAACTGCACAATGCCTACACATTGATTCGTGAGCGGCGGGATTTTCGCTAA
- the murU gene encoding N-acetylmuramate alpha-1-phosphate uridylyltransferase MurU has translation MKAMILAAGKGERMRPLTLTTPKPLVRAGGVPLIEYHLRALAAAGFNEIVINHAWLGQQIEDYLGDGAQFGVSIQYSPEGEPLETGGGIFRALPMLGDDAFLVVNGDIWTDYDFSVLHQPINGLAHLVLADNPAHHPTGDFSLVDGRVIDGQADAATLTYSGIAVLHPQLFDGCADGAFKLAPLLRKAMAEGEVTGERLKGHWVDVGTHERLAEAETLIEASR, from the coding sequence ATGAAGGCAATGATTCTGGCGGCAGGCAAAGGCGAGCGCATGCGCCCGCTGACCCTGACCACGCCGAAACCCTTGGTGCGTGCCGGCGGTGTGCCGTTGATCGAGTACCACCTGCGCGCCCTCGCGGCAGCGGGTTTCAACGAGATCGTGATCAATCACGCCTGGCTCGGTCAACAGATCGAAGATTATCTGGGCGACGGTGCGCAGTTTGGCGTAAGCATTCAGTACTCGCCGGAAGGTGAGCCACTGGAAACCGGCGGCGGGATTTTCCGTGCGCTGCCGATGCTCGGCGATGATGCGTTCCTGGTGGTGAACGGTGATATCTGGACCGATTACGACTTCAGCGTGTTGCATCAGCCGATCAACGGGCTCGCACATCTGGTGCTGGCGGACAATCCGGCGCATCACCCGACTGGCGACTTTTCCCTGGTCGATGGTCGGGTAATCGATGGCCAAGCCGACGCTGCGACCCTGACTTACAGCGGTATCGCCGTACTCCATCCGCAGCTGTTCGACGGCTGTGCGGACGGCGCTTTCAAGCTCGCACCGCTGCTGCGTAAAGCCATGGCAGAAGGCGAAGTCACCGGCGAACGGCTGAAAGGTCACTGGGTCGATGTCGGCACACACGAGCGTCTGGCAGAAGCTGAAACCCTGATAGAAGCGAGTCGCTGA
- a CDS encoding aminoglycoside phosphotransferase family protein: MPDQDVRLQHLKVWLDEQLAILFADQGWGTVPPATLTAASSDASFRRYFRWEGEGRSFVVMDAPPPQENCKPFVDIAFLLAKSGINVPKIFAEDLDRGFLLLNDLGNKTYLDVIDGENADQLFDDALQALLAFQQLPMVAPLPSYDVALLRRELELFPEWYVKRELGVEFDSTQQQQWQHVSDLLIDSALAQPKVLVHRDYMPRNLMLSEPNPGVLDFQDAVYGPVTYDVTCLFKDAFLSWPEARVRDWLESYWQQASALNIPVQPDFEDFLRASDLMGVQRHLKVIGIFARICHRDGKPRYLADVPRFFSYIEAVIARRPELAELQALFTSLRGGATA; the protein is encoded by the coding sequence ATGCCTGATCAAGATGTACGCTTGCAACACCTGAAAGTTTGGCTCGATGAGCAGTTGGCAATCCTGTTTGCAGATCAGGGCTGGGGCACCGTGCCCCCGGCCACGTTGACCGCGGCCAGCAGTGACGCGAGTTTCCGCCGTTACTTCCGCTGGGAGGGCGAGGGTCGCAGCTTCGTTGTGATGGACGCGCCGCCACCCCAGGAAAACTGCAAACCGTTCGTGGATATCGCCTTTTTGCTGGCGAAATCCGGAATAAATGTGCCGAAAATTTTTGCCGAAGACCTCGATCGCGGATTTCTTTTGCTCAATGACCTGGGTAACAAGACCTATCTCGACGTGATCGATGGCGAGAACGCCGATCAATTGTTCGACGATGCCCTGCAGGCACTGCTGGCTTTTCAGCAATTGCCGATGGTGGCGCCGCTGCCGAGTTATGACGTTGCACTGCTTCGTCGTGAGCTGGAATTATTCCCTGAGTGGTATGTGAAGCGTGAACTCGGCGTCGAATTCGATTCGACTCAGCAACAGCAGTGGCAGCATGTCAGCGATCTGTTGATCGACAGCGCCCTGGCCCAACCCAAAGTCCTCGTGCACCGCGACTACATGCCGCGCAACCTGATGCTCAGCGAACCGAACCCCGGCGTGCTGGATTTCCAGGATGCGGTCTACGGCCCGGTGACCTACGACGTGACGTGCCTGTTCAAGGACGCCTTCCTCAGTTGGCCTGAAGCGCGTGTACGCGACTGGCTGGAAAGCTACTGGCAACAAGCCTCGGCGCTGAACATCCCGGTGCAGCCGGACTTCGAAGACTTCCTGCGCGCCAGCGACCTGATGGGCGTACAGCGTCACCTGAAAGTCATCGGCATCTTTGCGCGCATTTGTCATCGTGATGGCAAACCGCGCTATCTGGCCGACGTGCCGCGCTTCTTCTCTTATATAGAAGCAGTGATCGCGCGTCGTCCTGAACTGGCGGAACTGCAAGCGCTGTTCACCAGCCTGCGGGGTGGAGCAACAGCATGA
- a CDS encoding LPS-assembly protein LptD, with the protein MALKSPAFRKKFPLLVTGSLLAMQPLASQFVVAAEQYDCSVSASGGWACAPKSTAAALPPRPVHDGSAVSATGEAATENGSVADAAPKTALVTEAKGRGLKSRSEDFSHLDWVPREKLTAAQLAETGPYCSGAYIEPIRPGMNDKTNKSDAPTFIGAKASRYNTDDQVGTLAGDVVLRQGSMQVESDEASLYQAESRAELNGDVRIRDNGALIVGDHADVQLDTGEAKVDNAEYVMHKSRIRGNALYAKRAENAIIRLKDGTYTTCEPNSNAWQLKGNNITLNPATGFGTATNVTLRVKDIPILYTPYIYFPIDDRRQSGFLPPTIGSGTDTGFMLVTPYYFNLAPNYDATLYPRYMSKRGMLVEGEFRYLTKSSEGQFGAAYLNDDDTERSKQTDYEKTRYMYNWQHKGGLDSRVFTQVDYTKISDPYYFQDLQTDQIGVKSSDFVNQQGLVSYRGDSYTATLNAQQYQLATVSNITPYGRLPQITFNGQLPYHPEGLNFDYETELVRFDRDLKTGNFLDENGGPVNADGTIGTPRLDTNVAGLARANGDRLNLKPGVSLPMNWTYGFLKPSLKYQYTQYQLDLDSKGKSDINALSPENQKLYGTFSSNQNRGVPIASIDSGLYFDRNTSFFGKNYRQTLEPRLFYLYVPEENQEDIPVFDTSEYTFNYSSLFRDNRFSGSDRVGDENKLSLGVTSRWIEDDGFERQRISVGQALYFKDREVQLPGIDAKTRDDAKSNVSPYALEYEYRWNRDWRTTADYNWDPDSRSPRSGSAMFHYQPEDNPNKVINAGYRYRNDQIRYDQNTGKWAVGGGDYGTPGQPGYVKDYYKIQQHDFSVIWPIVPQWNAISRWQYDYNRNRTLEAFGGFEYDNCCWKLRLINRYWVSYDEFSQEAPQNEKGDHGVFLQIVLKGLGGLTGAKVESFLDKGIQGYREREDQAF; encoded by the coding sequence ATGGCATTGAAATCCCCCGCGTTTCGTAAAAAATTTCCGTTGTTGGTAACCGGCAGTCTGCTGGCTATGCAACCTCTGGCCAGTCAATTCGTTGTAGCCGCCGAGCAGTATGACTGCTCCGTCTCGGCTTCGGGTGGTTGGGCCTGTGCGCCCAAATCAACCGCTGCTGCGTTGCCGCCGCGTCCGGTGCATGACGGCAGTGCCGTCAGCGCTACCGGCGAAGCTGCGACCGAGAACGGTTCGGTTGCCGACGCAGCGCCTAAAACGGCGCTGGTCACCGAAGCCAAGGGCCGCGGTCTGAAATCCCGTAGCGAAGACTTCAGTCACCTCGACTGGGTTCCGCGCGAGAAGCTCACCGCCGCTCAACTGGCCGAGACCGGGCCTTACTGCTCTGGTGCCTATATCGAACCGATTCGTCCTGGCATGAATGACAAGACGAACAAAAGCGATGCTCCGACCTTTATCGGCGCAAAAGCCTCGCGCTATAACACCGATGATCAAGTCGGTACGCTGGCCGGTGATGTTGTCCTGCGTCAGGGCAGTATGCAGGTCGAATCCGACGAGGCCAGCCTGTATCAGGCCGAGAGCCGCGCCGAACTCAACGGCGATGTACGTATCCGCGACAACGGCGCGCTGATCGTTGGCGATCACGCCGACGTCCAGCTCGACACCGGTGAAGCCAAGGTCGACAACGCCGAATACGTGATGCACAAATCGCGTATCCGCGGTAACGCGCTGTACGCCAAGCGTGCCGAGAACGCGATCATCCGTTTGAAGGACGGCACGTACACCACGTGCGAACCGAACAGCAATGCCTGGCAGCTCAAGGGCAACAACATCACCTTGAACCCGGCCACCGGTTTCGGTACCGCGACCAACGTGACGTTGCGCGTAAAAGACATTCCGATTCTGTACACGCCGTACATCTACTTCCCGATCGACGACCGTCGTCAGTCGGGCTTCCTGCCGCCGACCATTGGCAGCGGCACCGATACTGGCTTCATGCTGGTTACACCGTACTACTTCAACCTGGCGCCGAACTACGATGCCACGTTGTACCCGCGCTACATGAGCAAGCGCGGCATGTTGGTGGAAGGTGAGTTCCGTTACCTGACCAAGTCGAGTGAAGGTCAGTTTGGCGCGGCGTATCTGAACGATGACGATACCGAGCGCAGCAAGCAGACCGACTACGAAAAAACCCGCTACATGTACAACTGGCAGCACAAGGGCGGTCTCGACTCCCGTGTGTTTACGCAGGTTGACTACACGAAGATCAGCGACCCGTACTACTTCCAGGATCTGCAGACCGATCAGATTGGTGTGAAGTCCAGCGACTTCGTCAATCAGCAGGGACTGGTGTCCTACCGTGGTGATTCGTATACCGCCACGCTGAACGCTCAGCAGTATCAACTCGCAACCGTTTCGAACATCACGCCGTACGGCCGTTTGCCGCAGATCACCTTCAATGGTCAGCTGCCGTATCACCCGGAAGGCCTGAACTTCGATTACGAGACGGAGCTTGTTCGGTTTGATCGTGACTTGAAGACCGGTAATTTCCTGGACGAGAACGGTGGTCCAGTCAACGCTGATGGAACCATCGGTACACCAAGATTGGATACCAATGTTGCTGGCCTGGCTCGCGCCAACGGTGATCGACTGAATCTGAAACCAGGCGTCAGCCTACCGATGAACTGGACCTATGGCTTCCTCAAGCCATCGCTCAAGTACCAATACACTCAGTATCAATTGGACTTGGACAGCAAAGGCAAATCCGACATCAATGCCCTGTCGCCGGAAAACCAGAAACTTTACGGAACATTCAGCAGTAACCAGAACCGCGGCGTACCAATTGCCAGCATCGACAGCGGCCTGTACTTCGATCGCAATACGTCCTTCTTTGGCAAGAACTACCGCCAGACACTGGAACCGCGACTGTTCTACCTCTATGTACCTGAGGAGAATCAGGAAGATATTCCAGTATTCGACACCAGCGAATACACCTTCAACTACTCGTCGCTGTTCCGTGACAACCGTTTCTCCGGCTCCGACCGTGTCGGCGACGAGAACAAGCTGTCGCTGGGCGTGACCAGCCGCTGGATCGAAGACGACGGCTTCGAGCGTCAACGCATCAGTGTCGGCCAGGCTCTGTACTTCAAGGATCGCGAAGTTCAACTGCCAGGTATCGATGCCAAAACCCGTGACGACGCGAAATCCAACGTTTCGCCATACGCACTGGAATACGAATACCGCTGGAACCGCGATTGGCGCACCACGGCCGACTACAACTGGGATCCGGACAGCCGCAGCCCGCGTTCCGGCAGTGCGATGTTCCACTACCAGCCTGAAGACAACCCGAACAAGGTTATCAACGCCGGTTATCGCTATCGCAATGACCAGATTCGCTACGACCAGAACACCGGTAAATGGGCAGTGGGCGGTGGTGACTACGGCACTCCTGGCCAACCTGGCTACGTGAAGGATTACTACAAGATCCAGCAGCATGACTTCTCGGTCATCTGGCCGATCGTTCCACAGTGGAACGCGATCAGCCGCTGGCAGTACGACTACAACCGCAACCGTACGCTGGAAGCCTTCGGTGGTTTCGAGTACGACAACTGCTGCTGGAAACTGCGCCTGATCAACCGTTACTGGGTTTCCTATGACGAGTTCAGCCAGGAAGCTCCGCAAAACGAAAAAGGCGACCATGGCGTCTTCCTCCAAATTGTTCTGAAGGGACTCGGCGGCCTCACCGGCGCCAAGGTAGAGAGCTTCCTCGACAAAGGCATTCAAGGTTATCGTGAACGTGAAGACCAAGCTTTCTGA
- the surA gene encoding peptidylprolyl isomerase SurA translates to MNVKTKLSDCLRPLMLGALFLGTAANAAVQSIDKVVAIVDNDVVMQSQLDQRVHEVQQTIAKRGGGLPPPGVLDQQVLERLIVENLQLQIGERSGIRITDEELNQAVGTIAQRNNMTVDQFRAALAHDGLNYDDARDQIKREMIISRVRQRRVAERIQVSEQEVKNFLASDLGKMQLSEELHLANILIPTPESANSDAIQSAARQAMEVYQQLKQGADFGQMAVAKSGSDNALEGGDMGWRKAAQLPPPFDRELSSMAVGDITQPARTPGGFIILKLLAKRGGEAQMRDEVHVRHILVKPSPIRDEAKTKALVQSLYDRILAGEDFAELAKNYSEDPGSALNGGDLNWIDPNALVPEFREVMAKTPQGQLSKPFQTQYGWHVLEVLGRRATDSTEQAREQQAMTVLRNRKYDEELQTWLRQIRDEAYVEIKLPGADQAAQ, encoded by the coding sequence GTGAACGTGAAGACCAAGCTTTCTGATTGTCTGCGCCCGCTGATGCTGGGCGCGCTGTTCCTGGGTACGGCGGCTAACGCCGCCGTACAGTCCATCGATAAAGTGGTAGCGATCGTCGACAACGACGTGGTCATGCAGAGCCAACTGGACCAGCGCGTCCATGAAGTGCAGCAGACCATCGCCAAGCGTGGCGGTGGCCTGCCACCGCCTGGCGTACTGGATCAACAGGTGCTGGAGCGTCTGATCGTCGAAAACCTGCAACTGCAGATTGGCGAACGTTCCGGCATCCGTATCACCGATGAAGAACTGAACCAGGCCGTCGGCACCATTGCTCAGCGTAACAACATGACGGTTGACCAATTCCGCGCAGCCCTGGCTCACGACGGTCTGAACTATGACGACGCCCGTGACCAGATCAAGCGCGAGATGATCATCAGCCGTGTACGTCAGCGTCGTGTTGCAGAACGCATTCAGGTCTCCGAACAGGAAGTGAAAAACTTCCTCGCCTCCGACCTGGGCAAGATGCAACTGTCCGAAGAACTGCACCTGGCCAACATCCTGATCCCGACGCCGGAAAGCGCCAACTCTGACGCGATTCAGAGTGCTGCCCGTCAGGCCATGGAGGTTTACCAGCAGCTCAAGCAAGGCGCCGACTTCGGTCAGATGGCCGTGGCCAAGTCCGGCAGCGACAATGCTCTGGAAGGCGGCGACATGGGCTGGCGTAAAGCCGCACAATTGCCACCGCCGTTCGACCGCGAGCTGAGCAGCATGGCCGTTGGCGACATCACTCAGCCTGCGCGCACTCCGGGTGGCTTCATCATCCTCAAGCTGCTGGCCAAGCGTGGCGGCGAAGCGCAGATGCGCGACGAAGTGCATGTACGCCACATTCTGGTCAAGCCAAGTCCGATCCGCGACGAAGCCAAAACCAAAGCCTTGGTGCAATCGCTGTATGACCGCATCCTGGCCGGTGAAGATTTCGCCGAACTGGCGAAAAACTACTCCGAAGACCCGGGTTCAGCCCTTAACGGCGGCGACCTCAACTGGATCGACCCGAACGCACTGGTGCCGGAATTCCGCGAAGTGATGGCCAAGACCCCACAAGGTCAGCTGTCCAAGCCATTCCAGACCCAATACGGCTGGCACGTTCTCGAAGTCCTTGGCCGTCGCGCCACCGACAGCACCGAACAGGCCCGCGAGCAGCAAGCCATGACCGTACTGCGTAACCGCAAATACGATGAAGAGCTGCAAACCTGGCTGCGTCAGATTCGTGACGAAGCGTACGTAGAGATCAAACTCCCTGGTGCAGACCAGGCAGCGCAGTGA